The following are from one region of the Coffea eugenioides isolate CCC68of chromosome 2, Ceug_1.0, whole genome shotgun sequence genome:
- the LOC113761735 gene encoding BURP domain-containing protein BNM2A-like has translation MDLGSFACRIGLLFSLLILLGVHLQQGRPTEVHGEKWNKLTVSHDQNDASKQMDMRFSIVDSKDPNVLRLHSMDVDDQEHNKKDDAEKGETRTRDVQAHAHTSSHMMNHMDLSTTVFFLLDDLKLGKTMPIYFPDRDLTSSSSPPLLSETEADDIPFSSQQLPNLLRLFSFSPGSPQAIAMEDTLRQCEIAPIKGETKFCATSYESMINFAREILGSEANIKALSTIHLTRSVAGVRQYTIIQVPRRVSAPTMAACHTMPYPYAVFFCHHQESESQVYKISLYGENGERVEAIAVCHLDTSRWSPNHVSFRVLGIKPGTSPVCHFFPADNFVLVASTSSI, from the exons ATGGATCTTGGTAGTTTTGCTTGCAGGATTGGTCTCCTCTTTAGTCTCCTGATTCTGCTG GGAGTTCACCTTCAACAAGGTCGTCCCACTGAAGTGCACGGGGAGAAATGGAACAAATTGACAGTTAGCCACGACCAAAACGACGCCAGCAAGCAGATGGATATGCGTTTTTCCATTGTTGATTCCAAGGACCCTAATGTCTTGCGACTGCATAGCATGGATGTTGATGATCAGGAACATAACAAGAAAGATGATGCTGAAAAAGGAGAAACTCGGACAAGGGATGTTCAAGCTCACGCTCATACCTCGTCCCATATGATGAATCATATGGATTTATCAACAACTGTGTTCTTCCTTTTAGATGACCTCAAGTTAGGCAAAACTATGCCCATCTATTTCCCCGACAGAGATTTGACTTCTTCATCCTCTCCTCCTCTGTTGTCTGAAACTGAAGCAGATGACATTCCTTTTTCATCGCAACAACTCCCAAACCTTCTTCGACTCTTTTCATTCTCTCCAGGATCTCCCCAGGCCATAGCCATGGAAG ATACACTAAGACAATGCGAGATTGCTCCCATCAAAGGGGAAACCAAGTTCTGTGCTACATCCTACGAGTCGATGATTAACTTTGCTCGAGAAATCTTGGGGTCTGAAGCCAACATCAAAGCACTATCGACAATTCATCTTACAAGATCAGTTGCTGGCGTACGGCAATATACTATTATACAAGTTCCTCGACGAGTTTCAGCTCCAACTATGGCAGCCTGTCATACCATGCCCTATCCCTATGCAGTATTTTTCTGCCATCATCAAGAGAGCGAGAGTCAGGTATACAAGATTTCACTGTACGGCGAAAATGGTGAAAGGGTTGAAGCTATTGCTGTTTGTCACTTGGACACCTCTCGGTGGAGCCCTAATCATGTCTCCTTCCGTGTGCTTGGAATCAAACCAGGGACTTCTCCTGTTTGCCATTTCTTTCCAGCAGATAACTTTGTCCTGGTTGCGTCCACTTCTTCGATCTAG
- the LOC113761734 gene encoding probable LRR receptor-like serine/threonine-protein kinase At2g16250 isoform X2, whose product MSRVYDNWERLVRATLRREELKLSGQRTPSELSLASLSASASFSFTASSARISSFNFSSFLAGESFSYHQILLATDYFNESSNLIKHGHSGDLFYGTLQAGTPVVVKKIDLSLVKNESYFVEQLEIFGKLSHSRLVPLLGHCLDQGDDKFLVYKYMSNRDLSTSLILELDSEDDDLLLPTLDWKTRLKIATGVAEALFYLHHQCIPPLVHRDIQASSILLDDNFEICLGSLTEVCTAQVKDGNQNRIARFLRLPKGAAQGTSGTSKATIAYDIYCFGKVLLELITGKPSLSVLLERVTSKLDLTAASGYPVRPETVPVTVGADHHSVPGKSDPPDEEDWMADVLPYLTMYDDRKFVLKIVDNSLNIDHEDLLMEVWAVAMVAKACLNPKPSRRPRMTQVLEALRNPLKVATEEGRLWGWLSTSNGTNPSSSVLPPPVKKNEPPAALRSAELELEFY is encoded by the exons ATGTCTAGAGTTTACGACAACTGGGAAAGGCTGGTCAGAGCCACTCTGCGCAGAGAGGAGCTGAAGCTCAGCGGTCAAAGGACCCCAAGTGAACTTTCCTTGGCATCATTATCAGCATCTGCCTCCTTTAGCTTCACTGCTTCCTCTGCCCGAATTTCATCTTTCAACTTCTCCAGCTTCTTAGCGGGTGAATCGTTTTCCTATCATCAAATTCTCCTCGCTACCGATTATTTTAATGAATCCTCCAATCTCATCAAGCATGGCCATTCCGGGGATCTCTTTTATGGAACTTTACAAGCCGGGACTCCAGTTGTTGTGAAGAAAATTGATCTTTCCTTGGTGAAGAATGAATCCTATTTCGTAGAGCAACTGGAAATTTTCGGCAAGCTTTCGCATTCCAGATTGGTACCGTTGTTGGGGCACTGTTTGGATCAGGGGGATGACAAGTTCCTGGTTTACAAGTACATGTCTAACAGGGACTTGTCCACTTCGTTAATTTTGGAACTTGATTCGGAAGATGATGACCTGCTATTACCGACATTAGATTGGAAAACCAGGCTGAAGATTGCAACTGGAGTTGCAGAGGCTCTGTTTTATCTGCATCATCAATGCATTCCACCTCTTGTTCACAG GGATATTCAAGCTAGCAGCATACTTCTTGACGATAACTTTGAGATTTGTCTAGGAAGCCTGACTGAGGTTTGTACAGCTCAAGTAAAAGACGGTAATCAAAACAGAATTGCCAGGTTCCTGCGGCTGCCAAA GGGAGCTGCACAAGGAACTTCTG GTACATCCAAGGCAACAATTGCCTATGATATTTACTGCTTTGGAAAGGTTTTGCTTGAGCTTATAACCGGCAAGCCAAGTCTTAGTGTTTTGCTTGAGCGAGTAACAAGCAAGCTGGATCTTACTGCTGCCAGTGGTTACCCGGTAAGGCCAGAAACCGTCCCTGTAACGGTTGGAGCTGACCATCATAGTGTCCCAGGAAAAAGTGATCCTCCTGACGAGGAAGATTGGATGGCAGATGTTCTGCCTTACTTAACTATGTATGATGACAGGAAATTTGTTCTCAAGATTGTAGACAATTCTTTAAACATAGATCATGAGGATCTTTTGATGGAAGTATGGGCAGTGGCTATGGTTGCCAAGGCCTGCCTCAACCCCAAGCCTTCAAGGCGGCCCCGGATGACACAGGTACTTGAAGCTTTGAGAAACCCTTTGAAAGTGGCAACTGAAGAAGGCAGGCTGTGGGGTTGGCTCTCTACTTCTAATGGCACTAATCCTTCCAGCTCGGTTCTCCCACCACCAGTGAAGAAAAACGAACCTCCAGCTGCATTGCGATCTGCGGAATTGGAACTAGAATTCTACTGA